A portion of the Desulfovibrio sp. Fe33 genome contains these proteins:
- a CDS encoding DVU0772 family protein has product MSDDTNTCKQWLNEVNWDMIHEDAVTLYLEWGNNNYRDAMRSPVTTSGEYSVYFAIDTWAAPKVVLMRMDNYGSTILCSKNIPDDLAKQLLDDIKGIKGILELTPPIKEWLMKELEA; this is encoded by the coding sequence ATGAGCGACGACACCAACACCTGCAAGCAGTGGCTGAACGAAGTGAACTGGGACATGATCCATGAGGATGCCGTCACCCTGTACCTGGAATGGGGCAACAACAACTATCGCGACGCCATGCGTTCGCCGGTGACGACTTCCGGCGAGTATTCCGTGTATTTCGCCATCGACACCTGGGCCGCGCCCAAGGTCGTGCTCATGCGCATGGACAACTACGGCTCCACCATCCTGTGTTCCAAGAATATCCCGGACGACCTGGCCAAGCAGTTGCTCGACGATATCAAGGGCATCAAGGGCATTCTTGAGCTGACTCCGCCCATCAAGGAGTGGCTGATGAAGGAACTGGAAGCCTGA
- a CDS encoding sulfite exporter TauE/SafE family protein encodes MDSLTLALVFATFFFAAFLKGTAGLGFATSCLGIMAAYLDMRQAIPLVIIPSVLSNALVMIDAGGFLPILRRFRFMLLATLPGLALGLWILGGSSSSVPRLVLGTAMFLYGGWGLWGGVLQLRQTPLLDTAVGVVTGAVNGLTGSQIMPILPYLMSLDITKDQLVQAINTSFTLSSVIMLVGLNRLGLVSTETLIVSAAGLVPVFLGIYTGSKIRRRLPEPAFRQIVFALIGLLGLGLIVRAFA; translated from the coding sequence ATGGACTCGCTCACCCTCGCCCTCGTCTTCGCCACGTTCTTCTTCGCAGCCTTCCTCAAGGGGACCGCCGGGCTCGGTTTCGCCACCAGTTGCCTGGGCATCATGGCCGCCTATCTCGACATGCGGCAGGCCATTCCATTGGTCATCATCCCCTCCGTGCTTTCCAACGCGCTGGTCATGATCGACGCGGGCGGCTTCCTCCCCATCCTGCGCCGGTTCAGGTTCATGCTCCTGGCCACCCTGCCGGGCCTGGCCCTGGGGTTGTGGATTCTGGGCGGCAGTTCCAGTTCCGTGCCCAGGCTGGTCCTCGGCACGGCCATGTTCCTCTATGGAGGATGGGGACTGTGGGGCGGCGTGCTGCAACTGCGCCAGACACCGCTCCTCGACACCGCGGTGGGCGTCGTCACCGGCGCGGTCAACGGCCTGACCGGCTCGCAGATCATGCCCATCCTGCCTTATCTCATGTCCCTCGATATCACCAAGGACCAGCTCGTCCAGGCCATCAACACCTCCTTCACCCTGTCCTCGGTCATCATGCTCGTGGGCCTCAACCGGCTCGGCCTGGTCTCGACGGAAACCCTCATCGTGTCGGCGGCGGGACTGGTTCCCGTGTTCCTGGGCATCTACACGGGCAGCAAAATCCGACGCAGGCTTCCCGAACCGGCTTTCCGGCAGATCGTCTTCGCCCTCATCGGGCTGCTCGGCCTTGGACTGATCGTCCGCGCCTTCGCATAG
- a CDS encoding DUF3124 domain-containing protein — MRTTSLRLITAVLAVAVFSLPAFAGRKLFVSNGQTVYVPIYSHIYQGPKGKPYNLSALLSIRNVDRNQTITVTSVKYFDSKGSLVKDHFAQPVSIPPMSTKEVYVSERDSSGGSGANFTVKWESAAKTAVPIIQAVMIGTASGQGISFTCDGVVVEEE, encoded by the coding sequence ATGCGCACAACGTCCCTTCGCCTGATCACGGCCGTCCTGGCCGTGGCCGTGTTCAGCCTGCCCGCTTTCGCCGGACGCAAGCTCTTCGTCTCGAACGGACAAACCGTGTACGTGCCCATCTACTCCCACATCTACCAGGGTCCCAAGGGCAAACCGTACAACCTGTCCGCCCTGCTCTCCATCCGCAACGTGGACCGCAACCAGACAATCACCGTCACCTCGGTCAAATACTTTGACAGCAAAGGCTCACTGGTGAAGGACCACTTCGCCCAGCCCGTTTCCATCCCGCCCATGTCCACCAAGGAGGTCTACGTTTCGGAACGCGACTCTTCCGGCGGCTCAGGCGCGAATTTCACCGTCAAATGGGAATCCGCCGCCAAGACGGCCGTCCCCATCATCCAGGCGGTCATGATCGGCACGGCCTCCGGGCAGGGAATCTCCTTCACCTGCGACGGCGTCGTGGTCGAGGAGGAATAG